In one Candidatus Binatia bacterium genomic region, the following are encoded:
- a CDS encoding pectin acetylesterase-family hydrolase yields the protein MQIGIRRLVLVAALVLSFGVVGCSDSDEGSGDSGGERPEMPMPTPEPAPELSCAEVASEALRSCLGSYGAAVASCYSDDGAPCAGNDAAVNAATSDLETAVRDNCADGDFLSLSADALVGRLKNSCSSEASSLAWRTYGGPQGAVYPSVDGTGQSCLTAAHVAASSMVDQALAGINACLASGDCGSVEQDRSALAATMQSDVEAACDDLSSLIAVTPETYVARSAHQIDCITATGQPDTTGVNLNCGPSNTDFDAPRGEYKQIIVDGDKWGSLCGDGSDFAFQVRLAPEGEPLDRILIGLQGGGVCLFGNDCSARFNGNPGLFTAMDDEPFSIGIASTDPEISPFANWTKIYLPYCNQDVFAGGGVVEEFDEISIPRYGGVNLRAAVQMTRDVVWKLMDEEGDAGFRPDEIVALFGGWSAGGYGTLYNYHWLLDDLQWPRTAAFPDAGLALDNGSVLGVSGLGDVKIPAWGTLQNLPSYCFDGQCAVGPTLYNAISPRLKQVPEQQMLILSNPKDNTQQNDAFFDDEAFWINTLRQSYCDTKDLNGIQYYFTSVSDESVHVVSLGGNLWLGEVDGEVMADWFWRAITDPDTVEDRAEEGDFVTAIPGVEPYPCEVAP from the coding sequence ATGCAGATTGGAATTCGGCGACTCGTGCTCGTGGCTGCCCTCGTTTTGAGCTTTGGGGTGGTGGGCTGTTCTGACTCGGACGAGGGCTCGGGGGATTCGGGGGGCGAGAGACCGGAGATGCCGATGCCGACGCCGGAGCCCGCGCCGGAGTTGTCGTGTGCCGAGGTGGCGTCGGAGGCGTTGCGGAGCTGCTTGGGATCGTACGGGGCGGCCGTCGCGAGTTGTTACAGCGATGATGGCGCACCGTGTGCCGGGAACGACGCTGCGGTAAACGCGGCGACGTCGGACCTGGAGACCGCGGTGCGCGATAACTGCGCAGATGGGGACTTCCTGTCGCTCTCCGCCGACGCGCTCGTCGGTCGTCTGAAGAATTCGTGTTCGTCCGAAGCGTCGTCGCTGGCTTGGCGTACGTACGGCGGTCCCCAGGGTGCCGTCTACCCGAGTGTCGATGGCACCGGGCAGTCGTGTCTCACCGCCGCGCACGTTGCTGCATCGAGCATGGTCGACCAGGCGCTCGCCGGGATCAACGCGTGTCTCGCGAGTGGCGACTGCGGCTCGGTCGAACAGGATCGAAGTGCACTGGCCGCAACGATGCAGTCCGACGTCGAGGCCGCGTGCGACGATCTCAGTAGCCTGATCGCGGTCACGCCCGAAACGTACGTCGCGCGCTCGGCGCATCAGATCGACTGCATCACGGCTACCGGTCAGCCGGATACGACCGGCGTAAACCTGAACTGTGGTCCGTCCAACACGGACTTCGATGCGCCGCGCGGCGAGTACAAGCAGATCATCGTCGACGGCGACAAGTGGGGTTCGCTGTGCGGCGACGGTTCCGACTTTGCCTTTCAGGTCCGCCTCGCGCCCGAGGGCGAGCCTCTCGATCGCATCCTGATCGGCCTGCAGGGCGGCGGCGTTTGTCTCTTCGGCAACGACTGCAGCGCGCGCTTCAATGGCAATCCGGGACTCTTCACGGCGATGGATGACGAGCCGTTTAGCATCGGCATCGCGTCGACGGATCCCGAGATCAGCCCGTTCGCCAATTGGACCAAGATCTACCTCCCCTACTGCAACCAGGACGTCTTCGCCGGCGGCGGGGTCGTCGAAGAGTTCGACGAGATCTCGATTCCCCGATACGGCGGCGTGAACCTGCGGGCCGCAGTGCAGATGACGCGCGATGTCGTCTGGAAGCTCATGGACGAGGAAGGCGACGCCGGCTTCCGTCCGGATGAGATCGTCGCGCTATTCGGCGGTTGGTCGGCCGGTGGGTACGGCACGCTGTACAACTACCACTGGCTTCTCGATGACCTGCAGTGGCCGCGGACCGCGGCCTTCCCCGATGCGGGGCTTGCACTGGACAACGGATCCGTCCTCGGCGTGAGCGGGCTCGGCGACGTGAAGATCCCCGCCTGGGGCACCCTCCAGAACCTGCCGTCGTACTGCTTCGACGGTCAATGCGCCGTCGGCCCGACGCTCTACAACGCGATCTCGCCGCGATTGAAGCAGGTTCCCGAGCAGCAGATGCTGATCCTCAGCAACCCGAAGGACAACACGCAGCAGAACGACGCCTTCTTCGATGACGAGGCGTTCTGGATCAACACGCTCCGGCAGTCGTACTGCGACACGAAGGACCTGAACGGCATCCAGTACTACTTCACGAGCGTGTCCGACGAGAGCGTTCATGTCGTTTCGCTGGGCGGCAATCTCTGGCTCGGTGAAGTCGACGGTGAAGTCATGGCCGATTGGTTCTGGCGCGCAATCACGGATCCCGACACGGTCGAGGACCGCGCCGAAGAGGGTGACTTCGTGACCGCGATCCCGGGCGTCGAGCCGTATCCGTGTGAGGTCGCGCCGTGA
- a CDS encoding DUF1446 domain-containing protein → MADPIRIANCSGFFGDRLSGAREMVEGGPIDVLTGDWLAELTMLILARTRLKRPGGGYARTFVTQMEQVMGTCLDKGIKVVSNAGGLDPDGCAEAVAEVADKLGLHPKIAYVCGDDLLPRMDDLVAAGALSHFARDAPIKDASAFLTANAYIGIWGVVDALNDGADIVITGRATDAAIVCAPAAWHHGWGRTDWDALAGGVAAGHVIECSSQATGGNYSFFKEVPGMNRVGFPWAEVAADGSSVIGKHDGTGGQVSIGTVTSQLLYEIGSPRYFGPDVTTRFDTIQLEQQATDRVRMYGIRGEPPPETLKVCINRHGGFRNEMNVCLTGLDIEEKATLVEESFWEACPFSPEDFAHVTTRLVRTDRADPESNEQAVSILRISVKDPDEKKVGRAFSNAVIELALASIPGFFGVGGGPGPGRPFGVMEAARIPASLVPQEVVMLGGETREVSSVIPTADVLVEQTAGPTVAVPTGPTRRLPLGTIYGARSGDKGGNANLGIFARSDDAFVWLERFLTTQKLKELLPEAAELTVDRHPLPAIRSINFLLHGLLQEGVAASTRQDPQAKSLGEWLRARVVDLPEALLS, encoded by the coding sequence ATGGCTGATCCCATTCGCATCGCGAACTGTTCGGGTTTCTTCGGGGACCGACTCTCCGGCGCCCGAGAGATGGTGGAAGGAGGACCGATCGACGTCCTCACCGGCGACTGGCTCGCCGAACTCACGATGCTCATCCTCGCGCGCACCCGCCTGAAGAGGCCAGGGGGCGGCTACGCCCGCACCTTCGTCACGCAGATGGAGCAGGTCATGGGAACCTGCCTCGACAAGGGCATCAAGGTCGTGAGCAACGCCGGCGGGCTCGACCCCGACGGCTGCGCGGAAGCCGTTGCCGAAGTCGCGGACAAGCTCGGCCTGCATCCGAAGATCGCGTACGTCTGCGGAGACGACCTCCTCCCGCGGATGGACGATCTCGTGGCTGCCGGCGCTCTCTCGCATTTCGCGCGCGACGCGCCAATCAAGGACGCGTCCGCCTTCCTCACGGCGAACGCCTACATCGGCATCTGGGGCGTCGTCGACGCGCTAAACGATGGCGCGGATATCGTAATCACCGGGCGCGCAACTGACGCCGCGATCGTCTGCGCCCCCGCGGCGTGGCACCACGGCTGGGGGCGAACGGACTGGGACGCGCTCGCGGGCGGCGTCGCCGCGGGCCACGTCATCGAATGCAGCTCCCAGGCTACCGGCGGGAACTACTCTTTCTTCAAGGAGGTCCCGGGGATGAACCGCGTAGGCTTCCCGTGGGCCGAGGTTGCCGCCGACGGTTCGTCCGTCATCGGCAAGCACGACGGCACCGGCGGCCAGGTCTCCATCGGAACCGTGACCTCGCAGCTGCTCTACGAGATCGGCAGTCCGCGGTACTTCGGGCCAGACGTCACGACGCGGTTCGATACGATCCAGCTCGAACAACAAGCGACCGACCGCGTCCGCATGTACGGCATTCGGGGCGAGCCCCCGCCGGAGACGCTCAAGGTCTGTATCAATCGCCACGGTGGGTTCCGCAACGAGATGAACGTCTGCCTCACCGGTCTCGATATCGAAGAGAAGGCGACGCTCGTCGAGGAGAGCTTCTGGGAGGCGTGCCCGTTCTCCCCCGAAGACTTCGCGCACGTGACGACCCGCCTCGTGCGCACCGATCGTGCGGATCCGGAATCGAATGAGCAGGCGGTCTCGATCCTCCGTATCAGCGTGAAGGATCCCGACGAGAAGAAGGTCGGGCGCGCCTTCTCGAACGCGGTGATCGAGCTCGCGCTCGCGAGCATCCCGGGTTTCTTCGGCGTGGGCGGCGGGCCCGGCCCGGGACGCCCGTTCGGCGTCATGGAGGCGGCCCGCATTCCGGCGTCGCTCGTGCCGCAGGAAGTCGTGATGCTCGGCGGCGAAACGCGGGAAGTCTCCTCCGTCATCCCGACCGCCGACGTCCTTGTAGAGCAAACGGCGGGGCCGACGGTCGCGGTCCCCACGGGGCCGACCCGGCGCCTGCCGCTCGGGACGATTTACGGTGCCCGCTCCGGCGACAAGGGGGGCAACGCGAACCTCGGCATCTTTGCCCGGAGCGACGACGCCTTCGTGTGGCTCGAGCGGTTCCTCACTACACAGAAGCTGAAGGAGCTTCTCCCCGAAGCTGCCGAGCTCACGGTCGATCGCCACCCGCTTCCGGCGATCCGCTCGATCAACTTCCTCCTTCACGGGCTCCTTCAGGAAGGCGTCGCGGCCTCGACGCGACAGGATCCGCAAGCCAAGAGCCTCGGCGAGTGGCTCCGTGCGCGAGTCGTCGACCTGCCGGAGGCATTGCTGTCTTGA
- a CDS encoding SDR family oxidoreductase — translation MELALQGKLALVTGAGYGIGRAIAVELAREGADVAVCARGRDPLLETAQAIEAQGRRAIVVTADLATPQGATKVCDVVLAEAGRVDILVNNVGGAPGPAGFENLTDEHWQAAFDLNLMSAVRFSRRLIPTMVERGWGRVINIASTSARQPDAVVVHYNCVKAGLMALSKTLATAYAKDGVIVNCVVPGLTRTPAVERSAARRLEEQGEDVTGLSADEVVNRYYIPRRPLPVGRVGTPEDLAGIVTFLASERASWISGAAINVDGGWVKAVY, via the coding sequence ATGGAACTGGCTCTGCAGGGGAAGCTCGCTCTGGTGACTGGCGCGGGATACGGCATCGGACGCGCGATCGCCGTCGAGCTCGCGCGGGAAGGTGCCGACGTCGCGGTCTGCGCGCGTGGCCGCGATCCACTTCTCGAGACGGCACAGGCGATCGAGGCCCAGGGGCGTCGCGCGATAGTCGTCACAGCGGATCTCGCGACGCCACAAGGTGCGACCAAGGTGTGCGATGTGGTCCTCGCCGAGGCCGGGCGCGTCGACATCCTGGTGAACAACGTGGGCGGTGCGCCGGGACCCGCCGGCTTCGAGAACCTCACTGACGAACACTGGCAGGCCGCATTCGATTTGAACCTGATGTCCGCGGTTCGGTTCTCGCGCCGTCTGATCCCCACCATGGTCGAGCGCGGTTGGGGGCGCGTGATCAACATCGCGTCGACGTCGGCTCGGCAGCCCGACGCGGTGGTGGTCCACTACAACTGCGTGAAGGCCGGGCTCATGGCCCTCTCCAAGACGCTCGCGACGGCGTATGCCAAAGACGGCGTGATCGTGAACTGCGTCGTGCCGGGTCTCACAAGGACCCCCGCGGTCGAGCGCAGCGCGGCCCGGAGGTTAGAGGAGCAGGGCGAAGACGTGACCGGGCTTTCGGCGGACGAGGTGGTGAACCGGTACTACATTCCGCGCCGTCCGCTCCCGGTTGGGCGCGTCGGGACGCCGGAGGATCTCGCGGGGATCGTGACCTTCCTCGCGTCCGAGCGCGCCAGCTGGATCAGCGGCGCGGCGATCAACGTAGACGGCGGGTGGGTGAAAGCGGTCTACTAG
- a CDS encoding cytochrome P450: MPMSTGLDLSDPQTYVAGVPHDYFRMLRESSPVHWQPECKIPGAPQGAGYWALTRYEDVAFVSKNSELFSSERGSSVMTDLHQRDLENMREQLINMDPPKHTELRKVMTPHFKPRTVKSTEEDTREIVCQTLDALEGRAECDFVEDISAPVSLRALCHFLGVPDKDSKKFYKWTNKLIGSTDPGVSSAFRGRLAVIEIFIYAALLARKRRKHPTGDIFSSLANGSVSGVPIDRLKLGMNFFLLIIAGNETTRNALSGGVQALSDNPEQFELLRRDPSLLPQAIDEMLRFATPVMQFRRTAMRDTEIRGQKIREGDKVVVYYGAANRDPDVFESPEVFDISRKTDPHLAFGTGTHFCAGSHMARLEMRVALEELLRRFPNIHLNGPVKRLRSNFINGIKSMPVALQ; the protein is encoded by the coding sequence ATGCCCATGTCCACAGGACTCGACCTTTCTGATCCGCAGACCTACGTCGCCGGGGTCCCGCACGACTACTTCCGCATGCTGCGGGAGAGTTCGCCGGTCCATTGGCAACCCGAGTGCAAGATCCCCGGTGCGCCCCAGGGCGCCGGCTATTGGGCACTCACGCGGTACGAGGATGTGGCATTCGTCTCGAAGAACTCTGAGCTCTTCTCGTCTGAGCGCGGCAGCAGCGTCATGACCGACCTCCACCAGAGAGATCTCGAGAACATGCGCGAGCAGCTCATCAACATGGATCCGCCCAAGCACACCGAGCTGCGCAAGGTGATGACACCGCACTTCAAACCCCGCACCGTGAAGTCGACCGAAGAGGACACGCGGGAGATCGTCTGCCAGACGCTCGACGCGCTCGAAGGTCGGGCCGAATGCGACTTCGTCGAGGACATCTCCGCGCCGGTCTCCCTTCGCGCCCTATGCCACTTCCTCGGCGTGCCCGACAAGGACTCTAAGAAGTTCTACAAGTGGACCAACAAGCTGATCGGCTCTACTGATCCCGGGGTGAGCAGCGCGTTTCGCGGCCGCCTCGCCGTGATCGAGATCTTCATCTACGCGGCCTTACTCGCACGCAAACGGCGCAAACATCCCACGGGCGACATCTTCTCGAGCCTCGCAAACGGCAGCGTGAGCGGCGTCCCCATCGACCGACTGAAGCTCGGCATGAACTTCTTCCTGCTGATCATCGCCGGGAACGAAACCACCCGGAATGCACTCAGCGGCGGCGTGCAGGCGTTGTCGGACAATCCCGAGCAATTCGAGCTGCTTCGGCGCGACCCGAGCCTTCTCCCGCAGGCCATCGACGAGATGCTGCGCTTCGCGACGCCGGTGATGCAGTTCCGCCGGACCGCCATGCGCGACACCGAGATTCGAGGACAGAAGATCCGGGAGGGAGACAAGGTCGTCGTCTACTACGGCGCCGCGAACCGCGACCCCGACGTCTTCGAGAGCCCGGAAGTGTTCGACATCAGCCGCAAGACCGATCCCCACCTCGCGTTCGGCACCGGCACGCACTTTTGTGCGGGGAGTCACATGGCGCGGCTCGAGATGCGCGTCGCCCTCGAAGAGCTTCTACGCCGCTTCCCGAACATCCATCTCAACGGCCCGGTCAAGCGCCTTCGCTCGAACTTCATCAACGGCATCAAAAGCATGCCCGTCGCGTTGCAATAA
- a CDS encoding SRPBCC family protein: MGEIRVEEEVDAKPETVWALVREFGGVKEWNDGIDSCEVDGSGIGAVRTLKMGGIEIQERLEHIDDTGRTFSYSIISGPVPVENYLASMTIHDAAEGKARVTWQGSFDPKGVAEEDCAKLFTGVYQGGIAAIRKAVT, from the coding sequence ATGGGTGAAATTCGAGTCGAAGAGGAGGTCGACGCCAAGCCGGAGACAGTTTGGGCGCTCGTCCGCGAGTTCGGCGGCGTCAAGGAGTGGAACGACGGGATCGACAGCTGTGAGGTCGACGGTTCGGGCATCGGTGCGGTCCGCACGCTCAAGATGGGCGGCATCGAGATCCAGGAACGTCTGGAGCACATCGACGACACCGGCCGCACGTTTTCCTACTCGATCATCTCCGGTCCGGTGCCCGTGGAGAACTACCTCGCGTCAATGACGATCCACGACGCGGCCGAGGGCAAGGCGCGCGTCACGTGGCAGGGCAGCTTCGATCCGAAGGGCGTTGCGGAAGAAGACTGTGCGAAGCTCTTTACCGGCGTTTATCAGGGCGGCATCGCGGCGATCCGAAAAGCCGTCACCTGA
- a CDS encoding TetR/AcrR family transcriptional regulator: MSSALAPKDDRVRFPGVRAPKPLLSPKAERELSDRQLDLLDALEAQLTAGGVADLTMAQIAARVNCSLRTLYAIAPRKDELILVVVDRRLRRIGRAAVETFDASMLPLDALRAYLQAANEAVQPEAVALSADFAKVTGAEQLLSAHEDYLIAVTQNLLDRAVSERQIPQVDTAAVAHVLGGLGREFARPELAETMRTSPKATADAITDLLLAGLRAGSRPDEVC, encoded by the coding sequence TTGAGCAGCGCGCTCGCGCCGAAGGACGATCGCGTACGCTTTCCCGGCGTGCGCGCGCCGAAGCCACTGCTTTCACCGAAGGCCGAACGGGAACTCAGCGACCGTCAGCTCGATCTCCTCGACGCGTTGGAGGCTCAGCTCACCGCCGGCGGCGTGGCCGATCTCACGATGGCGCAGATCGCTGCTCGCGTGAACTGCTCCCTTCGAACACTGTACGCGATCGCCCCGAGGAAGGACGAGCTGATTCTCGTGGTCGTCGACCGGCGCCTGCGCCGCATCGGTCGCGCCGCGGTCGAAACCTTCGACGCGTCGATGCTCCCGCTCGACGCACTTCGCGCCTACCTCCAGGCCGCCAACGAAGCCGTGCAGCCCGAGGCGGTCGCGCTTTCCGCCGACTTCGCCAAGGTCACCGGCGCTGAGCAACTCCTCTCCGCTCACGAGGACTACCTGATTGCGGTCACACAGAACCTGCTCGACCGCGCGGTCTCGGAGCGGCAGATTCCACAGGTCGATACGGCCGCGGTCGCCCATGTCCTCGGAGGACTCGGTCGCGAGTTCGCCCGGCCCGAACTCGCCGAGACGATGCGTACCTCTCCGAAGGCGACCGCCGATGCGATCACCGATCTCCTGCTGGCGGGACTGCGCGCGGGCTCCCGGCCCGATGAAGTCTGCTAG
- a CDS encoding VOC family protein, translating into MLRIRQLALVARDLEPVVEDLCAVLGVSVCFRDPGVATFGLVNALMPIGNQFLEVVSPATDGTSAGRQLERNGGDGGYMVILQTDDLATARSRVLAGGARVVWEVELEDIATIHLHPRDVGGAIVSLDQCQEPDEWRWAGGTWREAVSTDVVSEIRAAEVYTEAPDPVGRRWTELFGRELVPQGDGFDWPLDGNAVRFVRGTGREGFHGMELTAPGRDKALEVARERGLPVDGDRVTIAGTSIRLKAP; encoded by the coding sequence ATGCTGCGAATCCGTCAGTTGGCCCTGGTCGCGCGTGATCTGGAACCGGTCGTGGAGGACCTCTGCGCGGTTCTCGGCGTGTCGGTTTGTTTTCGTGACCCGGGGGTCGCGACGTTCGGCCTTGTGAATGCGCTCATGCCAATCGGGAATCAGTTCCTCGAGGTGGTATCTCCGGCGACGGACGGCACGTCGGCGGGCCGGCAACTCGAGCGCAACGGCGGGGACGGAGGGTACATGGTGATTCTCCAAACAGATGATCTGGCGACCGCGCGCTCTCGCGTCCTGGCCGGCGGCGCTCGCGTCGTTTGGGAGGTCGAGCTGGAAGACATCGCGACGATTCATCTCCACCCGCGGGATGTCGGGGGCGCGATCGTCTCGCTCGACCAGTGCCAAGAGCCGGACGAGTGGCGCTGGGCCGGGGGCACGTGGAGAGAAGCGGTTTCGACCGACGTCGTGAGCGAGATTCGCGCGGCCGAGGTCTACACTGAAGCGCCCGATCCGGTGGGGCGTCGTTGGACGGAATTGTTTGGCCGCGAGCTCGTGCCGCAGGGAGACGGCTTCGACTGGCCGCTCGATGGGAACGCCGTGCGGTTCGTGCGCGGCACCGGGCGCGAGGGCTTCCACGGCATGGAGTTGACGGCACCGGGGCGGGACAAGGCGCTCGAGGTCGCGCGCGAACGCGGACTTCCGGTGGACGGGGACCGCGTCACGATCGCCGGAACTTCGATCCGGCTCAAGGCGCCCTGA
- a CDS encoding MBOAT family protein: protein MVFSSYEFLFVFLPISFAGFLALEHYGWGRAALAWVVLASLVFYSWWNPVYLPLLVGSMAMNFALARLLARLNPRTEGGRRKLVATAGVAANLLALGYFKYTGLLVSSIENMSGAEFGFAQIELPLAISFFTFQQVAYLVDAYRGTAPTYGGLQYAFFISFFPQLIAGPIVRHDETIPQLAQGRRRTSWSNVAIGGTILVVGLAKKVICADSVALYATPMFTDAAGGADVGLWRAWTGSIAYALQIYFDFSGYSDMAIGCARLFGIRLPLNFDSPYRSTSISEFWRRWHITLSSFLRDYLYIPLGGNRRGESRRYTNLLITMLLGGLWHGASWTFALWGGLHGLYLCIDNVWTKVRGERGPPTASGRALSWALTFVAVVLAWVLFRAEDLSTAGRVYAGMLGTNGLGLPLAGEMVTLAAVLFALLAIACFGPNTQQLLRDFEPALDFPRPSDPAEVPSHWPRLGFGTGWAVLVGLLAALSILYLERSDEFLYFQF, encoded by the coding sequence ATGGTCTTCAGCTCCTACGAGTTCCTGTTCGTCTTCCTCCCGATCAGCTTCGCGGGTTTTCTCGCGTTGGAGCACTACGGGTGGGGTCGCGCGGCACTCGCGTGGGTCGTCCTCGCGTCGCTGGTCTTCTACAGCTGGTGGAACCCGGTCTATCTGCCGCTTCTCGTCGGTTCGATGGCGATGAACTTCGCGCTGGCGCGTCTGCTCGCCCGGCTCAATCCGCGGACGGAGGGAGGGCGCCGGAAGCTGGTGGCCACGGCCGGCGTCGCCGCGAACCTGCTCGCGCTCGGGTACTTCAAGTATACGGGCTTGTTGGTCTCGTCGATCGAGAACATGAGCGGAGCGGAGTTCGGCTTCGCGCAAATCGAACTGCCCCTCGCCATCTCGTTCTTCACGTTCCAGCAGGTCGCGTATCTGGTCGACGCGTACCGCGGAACGGCGCCGACATACGGTGGGCTTCAGTACGCATTCTTCATCAGCTTCTTTCCGCAGCTGATCGCCGGCCCGATCGTCCGGCATGACGAGACGATTCCGCAGCTCGCCCAGGGGCGACGTCGGACCTCGTGGTCGAACGTGGCGATCGGTGGGACGATCCTCGTGGTGGGCCTCGCCAAGAAGGTGATCTGCGCCGACAGCGTCGCGCTCTACGCGACGCCGATGTTTACCGACGCGGCGGGCGGGGCGGACGTCGGCTTGTGGAGGGCGTGGACCGGTTCGATCGCCTACGCGCTTCAGATCTACTTCGACTTCTCAGGCTACAGCGACATGGCGATTGGTTGTGCGCGCCTGTTCGGTATCCGCCTGCCGCTCAACTTCGACTCGCCGTACCGCTCGACCAGCATCTCTGAGTTCTGGCGGCGCTGGCACATTACGCTCTCGTCCTTCCTGCGCGACTATCTGTACATCCCTCTCGGCGGAAATCGGCGGGGCGAGTCCCGCCGCTACACGAACCTTTTGATCACCATGCTGCTCGGCGGCCTCTGGCACGGGGCCTCGTGGACCTTCGCGCTCTGGGGTGGACTGCACGGCCTGTACCTCTGCATCGACAACGTTTGGACGAAGGTGCGTGGGGAGCGCGGTCCGCCGACGGCCTCCGGCCGCGCACTCTCGTGGGCGCTCACCTTCGTTGCGGTGGTGCTCGCGTGGGTTCTGTTCCGCGCAGAGGATCTCTCGACCGCGGGCCGGGTCTACGCGGGTATGCTCGGTACGAACGGTCTAGGTCTGCCTCTCGCCGGCGAGATGGTCACCCTGGCGGCGGTACTATTCGCGCTTCTCGCGATCGCCTGCTTCGGCCCGAACACGCAGCAGCTCCTGCGGGACTTCGAGCCCGCGCTGGACTTCCCGCGCCCGTCGGACCCGGCCGAGGTTCCGTCGCACTGGCCTCGACTCGGCTTCGGCACCGGATGGGCGGTGCTGGTCGGTCTGCTCGCGGCGCTGTCGATCCTCTACCTCGAGCGATCCGACGAGTTCTTGTACTTCCAGTTCTGA
- a CDS encoding enoyl-CoA hydratase/isomerase family protein yields the protein MTQIFEPTTDFLETDLRDGILTIRLNRPDALNAFRPEMLIGIAEFAEAATTSEDVAVLVLEGAGRAFSAGVDLKVLQNETPQAGKIGNVFDDSARRAYLALRRCSRPVIAKVHGACFTGALEMALHCDFILTTAATKFGDTHAKFGLRPTWGMSQTLAQAVGLRRAKELSFTARTFLGEEAVTLGVANAAVADKDALDALVLERANAITKNSRAAVAAMKDLYAVAQSGCDIEDGLVEEAARLYPEIRDTAERLSGF from the coding sequence ATGACGCAGATCTTCGAGCCCACGACCGACTTCCTCGAGACGGACCTCCGAGACGGGATCCTGACTATACGCCTGAACCGTCCCGACGCGCTCAATGCCTTCCGGCCCGAGATGCTGATCGGGATTGCCGAGTTCGCGGAGGCTGCGACGACCTCTGAGGATGTCGCCGTACTCGTTCTGGAGGGCGCTGGCAGGGCGTTCTCCGCCGGAGTGGATCTGAAGGTTCTGCAGAACGAGACCCCGCAAGCCGGCAAGATCGGCAACGTCTTCGACGACTCGGCCCGGCGCGCTTACCTAGCCCTGCGGAGGTGCTCCCGCCCGGTGATCGCTAAGGTTCACGGTGCCTGCTTCACGGGCGCGCTCGAGATGGCGTTACACTGCGATTTCATCCTGACGACGGCTGCGACCAAGTTCGGGGACACCCATGCGAAGTTCGGGCTTCGGCCGACGTGGGGGATGTCGCAGACGTTGGCGCAGGCCGTGGGCCTGCGTCGCGCGAAGGAGCTGTCGTTCACGGCGCGCACCTTCCTGGGGGAGGAAGCGGTCACGCTCGGCGTTGCGAATGCGGCCGTCGCAGACAAGGACGCGCTCGACGCGCTCGTTCTCGAGCGGGCGAACGCCATCACGAAGAACTCCCGTGCCGCCGTCGCCGCGATGAAGGACCTCTACGCCGTCGCCCAATCCGGTTGCGACATCGAAGACGGCCTCGTCGAAGAAGCGGCCCGTTTGTATCCGGAAATCCGCGATACGGCCGAGCGCCTCTCCGGGTTCTGA